A portion of the Malania oleifera isolate guangnan ecotype guangnan chromosome 3, ASM2987363v1, whole genome shotgun sequence genome contains these proteins:
- the LOC131150257 gene encoding protein PROTON GRADIENT REGULATION 5, chloroplastic has product MAASVSTTGFTGGLCSAFHGSWGSAIKGEDYAMLAQSVPKVVRVGKRPPPGRLLQPMMKNVNEGKGVFAPVVVLTRNVIGRKRFNQIRGKAIALHSQVITEFCKSIGADAKQRQGLIRLAKKNGERLGFLA; this is encoded by the exons ATGGCAGCGTCGGTTTCGACAACAGGGTTTACGGGAGGGTTGTGTTCTGCCTTCCACGGCAGCTGGGGATCCGCCATTAAGGGCGAAGATTACGCCATGCTAGCCCAATCGGTGCCGAAGGTGGTTCGAGTGGGAAAGCGGCCGCCGCCGGGGCGGCTACTGCAACCGATGATGAAGAACGTGAATGAGGGGAAGGGTGTGTTCGCTCCGGTGGTCGTCCTCACTCGCAACGTCATCGGCAGGAAGCGCTTTAATCAGATCAGGGGCAAGGCCATTGCCTTGCACTCTCAG GTGATCACTGAATTCTGCAAATCGATAGGAGCAGATGCGAAACAGAGGCAAGGACTGATTCGGCTGGCGAAGAAGAACGGGGAGAGACTCGGATTTCTTGCCTGA
- the LOC131150258 gene encoding eukaryotic translation initiation factor, whose translation MASEAAVEGTGTAAATETTTETAKPQSQQPHRLERKWSFWFDNQSKPKQGAAWGTSLRKVYSFDTVEEFWCLYDQIFRPSKLLANADFHLFKAGIEPKWEDPECANGGKWSLPSNRKTNLDTMWLETLMALIGEQFDEADEICGVVASVRQRQDKLALWTKTATNEAAQMSIGRKWKEIIDVTDKITYSFHDDSRRERSAKVRYNV comes from the exons ATGGCGAGTGAGGCGGCGGTGGAGGGCACAGGCACAGCGGCGGCGACGGAGACGACGACGGAGACAGCGAAGCCGCAGTCGCAGCAGCCCCACAGGTTGGAGAGGAAGTGGTCGTTTTGGTTCGATAACCAGTCTAAGCCCAAGCAGGGTGCTGCTTGGGGCACCTCCCTTCGCAAGGTCTACTCTTTCGACACCGTCGAAGAGTTCTGGTG TTTGTATGATCAGATATTTAGGCCCAGTAAGTTGCTTGCAAATGCTGATTTTCACTTGTTCAAGGCTGGAATTGAGCCTAAGTGGGAAGATCCAGAGTGTGCTAATGGGGGCAAGTGGTCCCTTCCCAGCAACAGGAAGACTAATCTTGACACCATGTGGCTTGAAACA TTGATGGCTTTGATTGGAGAGCAATTTGATGAGGCTGATGAGATATGTGGTGTGGTTGCTAGTGTGCGCCAAAGGCAGGACAAGCTTGCATTGTGGACTAAGACCGCAACTAATGAGGCTGCCCAG ATGAGCATTGGAAGGAAATGGAAGGAGATCATTGATGTCACTGATAAGATCACTTACAGCTTCCAt GATGATTCTCGAAGGGAAAGATCAGCGAAAGTCCGTTATAATGTGTAA